The following proteins are co-located in the Lentibacillus sp. JNUCC-1 genome:
- a CDS encoding DUF981 family protein, with protein sequence MVIDWSVTQVYNTIMAVATGVALLLIIRFGKHLRREKIGQLEGWAIGFAVPGFILTITGAHMSLTWPLAQIGFPFDDIIFGEPSLAFGVLLLAAAVLLWRKSNQFISQGVNVKNSMDVSKLLKEELPALLKPMSYFAAAMGLGLIFIAIAGVTYQLFAAPPEEPISGAFADYPWVEAIFISGLYAITGLGALLFPLILKIKPKPSLIAIVKWCWLIAGVLFVVFGAMNYFTHIGLVVNTME encoded by the coding sequence ATGGTAATAGATTGGAGTGTCACACAAGTCTACAACACGATCATGGCGGTGGCGACAGGGGTTGCGCTGCTATTGATCATTCGTTTTGGCAAACACCTCAGAAGGGAAAAAATAGGACAGCTTGAAGGATGGGCGATCGGGTTTGCTGTTCCGGGCTTCATCCTGACCATAACAGGCGCCCATATGTCCCTCACATGGCCGCTTGCTCAGATCGGCTTCCCGTTTGATGACATTATTTTTGGTGAACCATCACTTGCCTTTGGTGTCCTGCTGCTCGCAGCGGCTGTGCTGCTATGGCGGAAATCCAACCAGTTCATCAGCCAGGGCGTCAATGTGAAAAATTCCATGGATGTGTCCAAGCTGTTGAAGGAGGAGCTGCCAGCTCTGCTAAAACCGATGTCATATTTCGCAGCGGCTATGGGACTGGGATTGATCTTCATCGCAATTGCCGGTGTCACATATCAGTTATTCGCCGCTCCACCTGAAGAGCCTATTTCCGGCGCCTTCGCTGATTACCCCTGGGTCGAAGCGATTTTCATATCAGGGCTGTATGCCATCACAGGCCTTGGCGCGCTTCTGTTTCCGCTCATTTTGAAAATTAAGCCCAAACCATCGCTGATCGCCATTGTGAAATGGTGCTGGCTCATCGCAGGGGTTCTGTTTGTTGTGTTCGGTGCCATGAACTACTTTACCCATATTGGTCTCGTGGTGAATACGATGGAGTAA
- a CDS encoding YcxB family protein, with protein MSNNASVSAHGALSYEEFKQFQHYHLRLVGLIGSITTFVLFAPILFIMMRIIFSDILGMDLLLIEAVLAFILSLVGAVLVYLWFKLIIRYRSSSEYKSDQDIRNDVFYTFGDDGIHLNRTNSNKYYDWSDVRSIHELQEMYLLYVSKYKAIILPKRFLETDEQKQLLKQIIRRNITTQKTKWQ; from the coding sequence TTGAGTAATAACGCAAGTGTTTCAGCCCATGGTGCCTTAAGTTATGAAGAATTCAAGCAGTTTCAACACTATCATTTGAGATTAGTAGGTTTAATAGGCTCTATTACAACTTTTGTACTTTTTGCTCCGATCTTATTCATTATGATGCGAATCATCTTTTCAGATATACTGGGGATGGACCTATTATTAATAGAAGCAGTCCTTGCATTCATCTTGTCTTTAGTCGGTGCAGTCTTAGTGTATCTGTGGTTTAAGTTGATCATCCGTTACCGTTCATCCTCAGAGTACAAAAGTGACCAGGACATCAGAAATGACGTATTTTACACATTTGGTGACGACGGCATTCATCTGAATAGAACCAACTCAAACAAGTATTATGACTGGAGTGACGTGCGCTCAATCCATGAACTTCAAGAAATGTATTTATTGTATGTTTCAAAGTACAAAGCAATTATTTTGCCAAAAAGGTTTTTGGAAACAGACGAGCAAAAACAATTACTTAAGCAGATTATTCGCAGAAACATAACAACACAAAAAACAAAATGGCAATAA
- a CDS encoding aryl-sulfate sulfotransferase, whose product MAADEKWPDAYKPYLLRPKNPHVKFPGGQHAVKTLQHTEDGVTDIILFDNNLVITRGNRAVSETYSRMVQYRINEKERSVEEVWSYGEQRGRAFYSDIVGNVQQLQHTGNRLITTGHVQSEGASDQRESLVVEVSSGNSPETQFELKLSGFEKNAGELTYRAWRLPLYF is encoded by the coding sequence CTGGCGGCTGATGAGAAGTGGCCGGATGCGTATAAACCGTATTTGCTGCGGCCGAAGAATCCTCATGTGAAATTTCCAGGCGGGCAGCATGCTGTGAAAACCTTGCAGCACACGGAAGATGGCGTGACAGACATCATTCTCTTTGATAACAACCTTGTCATTACACGCGGCAATCGCGCTGTGAGCGAAACATACAGCCGCATGGTTCAGTACCGGATTAATGAGAAAGAACGCTCTGTTGAAGAAGTCTGGTCATACGGCGAACAGCGGGGCCGAGCGTTTTACTCGGATATCGTTGGCAACGTCCAGCAACTGCAACACACTGGCAACCGATTGATCACCACTGGGCACGTCCAATCTGAAGGAGCGTCCGACCAGCGTGAAAGTCTCGTTGTGGAAGTAAGTAGCGGCAACTCACCTGAAACTCAGTTTGAACTGAAACTGTCAGGCTTTGAAAAGAATGCAGGAGAACTGACATACCGCGCATGGCGTTTGCCACTTTATTTCTAA
- a CDS encoding aryl-sulfate sulfotransferase has protein sequence MKQQIIYAERYVNKQKEIDEKLEKGYQKASYTLKKPFVKVDPYGRSPLTALIKFQTEHPAAIEVVVQNAAASKPIRKKWDSFHTEHTIPVLGLQPDTLNEVHVIAYESDGNTESSMLTMDPGPLPNDLPNIELVTSEPNHMENGMTFVVPKENKLFAVDENAALRWYLDMPCRFIFNRLENGNIVMVTKDAPESSYALLLEMDLLGRIEHAYDVLPVPNQPEDFIPHDVIELPSGNLLVTVQDPDSVYEEDHMIEIDRQTGATLNAINLKDVFPRSAYENYDGIMPNQNDWIHINALWYDAKDESVYVSGRRQDAVIKLSYPGVSWNGCWRLMRSGRMRINRICCGRRILM, from the coding sequence ATGAAGCAGCAAATAATATACGCAGAACGATATGTAAATAAACAGAAAGAAATCGATGAAAAGCTTGAAAAGGGATACCAAAAAGCATCCTATACCTTAAAGAAACCATTCGTGAAGGTCGATCCTTATGGGAGATCGCCGCTCACAGCCTTGATCAAGTTCCAAACAGAACACCCTGCAGCTATTGAAGTCGTTGTCCAAAACGCAGCGGCTTCAAAGCCTATCCGAAAGAAATGGGACAGCTTCCATACTGAACACACCATTCCAGTACTTGGTCTGCAGCCTGATACATTGAATGAGGTCCATGTGATTGCCTATGAAAGTGATGGAAACACAGAGTCATCCATGCTGACTATGGATCCTGGGCCACTCCCAAATGATCTTCCAAACATAGAATTGGTTACCTCGGAGCCTAATCATATGGAGAATGGGATGACGTTTGTCGTGCCCAAAGAGAACAAGCTATTCGCAGTTGATGAAAATGCCGCATTACGCTGGTATTTGGATATGCCATGCAGGTTTATTTTTAATCGCTTGGAAAATGGCAACATCGTCATGGTGACAAAAGATGCGCCGGAAAGCAGTTACGCGCTGCTCCTAGAAATGGATCTGCTGGGGAGGATTGAACATGCCTATGATGTGCTTCCAGTTCCGAACCAGCCGGAAGACTTCATCCCCCATGACGTGATTGAACTGCCTAGTGGGAATTTACTCGTAACGGTGCAGGATCCGGATTCTGTTTACGAGGAAGACCACATGATTGAAATCGACCGCCAGACAGGTGCAACGTTGAACGCGATTAATCTGAAGGATGTGTTTCCGCGCTCTGCCTATGAAAATTATGATGGGATTATGCCCAATCAAAATGACTGGATACACATAAACGCATTGTGGTATGACGCTAAAGACGAGAGTGTTTACGTGTCAGGACGCAGGCAGGATGCTGTCATCAAGCTGTCCTATCCGGGGGTGAGCTGGAATGGCTGCTGGCGGCTGATGAGAAGTGGCCGGATGCGTATAAACCGTATTTGCTGCGGCCGAAGAATCCTCATGTGA